In the Engystomops pustulosus chromosome 2, aEngPut4.maternal, whole genome shotgun sequence genome, one interval contains:
- the LOC140116358 gene encoding olfactory receptor 52Z1P-like, producing MELSNLTSFHPEYFLLTGIPGLQNLHLLLSIPFSVMYVLDLIGNSILILVIGTNETLQQPMYLFLMMLASCDLLLSSSTVPKTLCIFWFNSHKISFNGCLVQMYLIHFNFGTESAILVSMAYDRYQAICHPLSYATTVTGSLVRKMVVVGLLRSFVSITPFVYLLYRLPYEGGNVIEHTYCEHMSMARLATADILVNVVYGMTLAILATGTDLILIILSYISIIKAVARLRSSEAHAKAFNTCVSHVCVIILFYTPAFFSFIAHRVGHKYVPLQVHILVANLYVLVPPMMNPIIYGVRTREIGHQVVSMFSRRSARRCSEKMFLRK from the coding sequence ATGGAACTGTCCAACCTGACAAGTTTCCACCCAGAATATTTCCTCCTAACGGGAATCCCTGGTCTTCAAAACCTCCATCTCCTGCTCTCCATCCCTTTTTCTGTCATGTATGTCTTAGATCTTATTGGAAACTCCATCTTGATCTTGGTCATTGGAACCAATGAGACTCTCCAGCAGCCCATGTACCTGTTCCTTATGATGTtggcctcctgtgacctcctcctgagctcctccaccGTACCCAAGACTCTCTGCAtcttctggttcaactctcacaAAATCTCCTTCAATGGTTGTCTTGTCCAAATGTACTTAATTCATTTCAACTTTGGGACAGAGTCAGCCATCTTGGTGAGCATGGCCTATGATCGGTACCAAGCCATTTGCCACCCTTTATCATATGCAACCACCGTGACTGGATCCTTAGTAAGAAAGATGGTTGTTGTTGGCCTTTTAAGAAGTTTTGTGAGTATAACTCCATTTGTGTATCTACTTTACAGATTACCATATGAGGGCGGCAATGTGATAGAGCACACGTATTGTGAGCACATGTCCATGGCCAGGCTGGCAACTGCCGATATACTGGTCAATGTGGTCTACGGAATGACCTTAGCAATTCTTGCCACTGGTACTGACCTAATTCTTATCATCCTGTCTTATATCTCCATTATCAAAGCCGTTGCACGACTCCGGTCCTCGGAAGCGCATGCGAAGGCCTTCAACACATgtgtatctcatgtctgtgtCATCATCCTCTTCTACACTCCGGCTTTCTTCTCATTCATCGCCCATAGAGTTGGCCATAAATATGTTCCTCTTCAGGTCCACATCCTGGTGGCCAATCTCTACGTCCTTGTCCCACCAATGATGAACCCAATCATCTACGGGGTGAGAACAAGGGAGATTGGACATCAAGTGGTGTCCATGTTCTCCAGGAGGTCCGCTAGACGCTGTTCTGAAAAGATGTTTCTGAGAAAGTAG